Proteins encoded within one genomic window of Psilocybe cubensis strain MGC-MH-2018 chromosome 2, whole genome shotgun sequence:
- a CDS encoding Muskelin, which yields MAIPAHQSSTPKIVPLKYTIASSTPHSGKYGPEHIIQDKPLDQASRWSGAFQGNTNQWIILRLESLVVLSANLYIILNAYNSPAVRCRDNNIWKTHPCNMKEFKVFVGLSEDHMAEVLHAGLKNDSTPETFSLKHVNSSGVPFPTQFVKIVPILAHGQNFHISIWHTSLAGIIDENYVEQVRNSYEEHRETLVIRYILKHLRQRRLLTPYQSVLSRANIHLEHPLVTQLHENLVLKGNWDDSEKLLDSLNTSGLFDAHLQSLQPRAEWTRLLGTDNDGDVPPARGGHAMCMDPENEIIYIFGGWNGEKSLDDFWAYSVKEDKWKILSHSTTQETNAPGARSCHKMVFDTKTGDIYVLGRLNDSDGLRLPVPVQSTARPPHGTLPAVPGASQPPQGSQTPATSGESESNRIYSSEFYRYHTRGLLAGKWDFLSIDTAASGGPPLIFDHQMVMDSEAQILYVFGGRVVDGDWDTSKYSGLYSYNVSTSKWQSLHPPNDSSSTFQMIPPRFGHSMVLDSINKMLYIFAGQREDKYLSDMYTYNIRTGISTEIFSNFSAAGGPDPCFTQRAVIDPNLKEIYIFCGLTRNATSNPRSTLRANQSYWVYRYEGQPGKWMQILQQPDKAAAELPLPRFAHQAAYNPKTKTVYLHGGNAGGALVGDAIKTDGDSTPADASSDQTKDAPKSSKERRLDDFWRMQLERPGPEEIIRQAKFQIRRQQFREMCEAEPPVKALKFLQTQVASVVDHSNTKEAEIFRALLTHLLSPSPAISPSTSESRPSTSSSSSSSSSSSESTSSGSTASFVGHEDTRENNPRPVKRSRAGKESRAESEIWTSELSTDATLSSFSSVLVGGADRLKGMTDPLEVLIRGQQASEVTLSGPRYSQRTEVFENILNFISDNEKQPDDSLLDLVEKDRL from the exons ATGGCCATACCAGCTCACCAATCCTCAACACCGAAGATCGTTCCTTTGAAGTACACCATTGCGTCGTCAACACCCCATAGCGGTAAATATGGACCAGAACACATAATTCAGGATAAACCACTGGATCAGGCCAGTAGATGGAGTGGCGCCTTTCAGGGTAACACCAACCAGTGGATAATTTTGCGGCTAGAGTCGTTGGTCGTGCTTAGTGCGAATTTATACATCATCCTCAATGCATATAACTCACCAGCTGTGCGTTGTAGAGACAATAACATTTGGAAAA CCCACCCATGCAATATGAAAGAATTTAAAGTGTTCGTTGGTCTTTCAGAAGACCATATGGCCGAAGTCCTCCACGCAGGTCTGAAGAACGATTCGACCCCAGAGACTTTTTCTCTCAAACACGTCAATAGCTCTGGCGTCCCTTTCCCCACTCAATTTGTCAAAATCGTGCCGATATT AGCTCATGGCCAAAACTTTCATATCTCGATCTGGCATACATCCCTGGCCGGAATAATTGACGAGAACTACGTCGAGCAAGTGCGCAATTCGTACGAGGAG CATCGAGAAACATTAGTCATTCGATACATTCTCAAGCACCTCCGCCAAAGAAGATTGTTGACGCCATATCAATCTGTCCTTTCGCGTGCCAATATACACCTCGAACATCCACTCGTCACCCAACTGCATGAAAACCTTGTCCTGAAAGGAAACTGGGACGACTCAGAAAAACTTCTAGACTCACTCAATACTTCCGGTCTTTTCGATGCCCATCTTCAATCATTGCAGCCTCGTGCTGAATGGACCCGCCTTCTTGGAACCGATAATGATGGCGACGTGCCGCCAGCTCGCGGTGGCCATGCCATGTGCATGGATCCTGAGAATGAAATAATCTACATCTTTGGAGGATGGAACGGAGAGAAGAGTCTGGACGATTTCTGGGCTTACAGTGTTAAAGAAGACAAGTGGAAGATTTTAAGCCATAGCACCACTCAGGAGACAAATGCCCCTGGCGCACGATCGTGTCATAAGATGGTCTTCGACACAAAGACTGGAGATATCTATGTGCTAGGACGGTTGAATGATTCTGATGGTCTGAGACTGCCAGTTCCTGTCCAGTCAACTGCCCGACCGCCACATGGAACCCTTCCCGCAGTCCCTGGAGCATCTCAACCGCCACAAGGTTCACAGACACCTGCAACGTCTGGAGAATCGGAGTCGAACAGGATATACTCATCAGAATTCTATCGGTATCACACACGCGGTCTGCTTGCTGGAAAATGGGATTTCTTATCTATTGATACAGCG GCCAGTGGAGGTCCTCCCCTGATATTCGATCACCAAATGGTCATGGACTCGGAAGCTCAGATTCTTTACGTGTTCGGAGGTCGGGTAGTGGATGGCGATTGGGATACTTCCAAATATTCTGGCTTATACAGCTACAATGTCAGTACTAGCAAGTGGCAATCTTTACA CCCACCAAATGACAGCTCATCGACTTTCCAAATGATACCCCCTCGCTTTG GTCATTCTATGGTCCTTGATTCGATAAACAAGATGTTATATATTTTTGCTGGACAACGAGAGGACAAGTACCTTTCGGACATGTATACCTACAACATCAGGACCGGAATTTCGACAGAAATATTCTCCAATTTCAGTGCGGCTGGAGGCCCAGATCCCTGTTTCACGCAAAGGGCGGTCATCGATCCTAATTTGAAAGAAATTTATAT ATTCTGTGGATTGACAAGAAACGCCACCTCTAACCCGCGTAGTACTTTGAGAGCCAATCAATCCTATTGGGTCTATAGATACGAAGGCCAACCGGGAAAATGGATGCAAATCCTTCAACAACCCGATAAAGCTGCTGCAGAACTACCCCTTCCTAGATTTGCCCATCAAGCGGCCTACAAccccaaaaccaaaacagTGTATCTGCATGGTGGAAATGCGGGCGGAGCCCTTGTAGGGGATGCTATAAAAACAGATGGAGATTCCACTCCTGCAGATGCGTCAAGCGATCAAACCAAGGATGCACCGAAGTCGAGTAAGGAAAGGCGACTGGATGATTTCTGGAGGATGCAGTTAGAGAG ACCTGGCCCAGAGGAAATCATTCGACAAGCCAAGTTCCAGATCCGTCGGCAACA ATTCCGCGAAATGTGCGAAGCGGAGCCTCCGGTGAAAGCCCTAAAGTTCCTGCAAACCCAAGTAGCGAGCGTTGTGGACCACAGCAACACCAAAGAAGCAGAGATATTTAGAGCGCTGCTTACCCACCTCCTATCGCCTTCGCCTGCCATTTCACCTTCGACCTCTGAATCACGCCCTTcgacttcttcctcttcctcttcctcatcttcttcttccgagTCGACCTCATCGGGATCAACTGCTAGTTTTGTTGGTCATGAAGATACTAGGGAGAATAACCCAAGGCCCGTCAAGCGCTCCAGGGCAGGGAAAGAAAGTCGGGCCGAGAGCGAAATATGGACGAGCGAATTGTCGACGGACGCGACTCTATCATCATTTTCTTCCGTCCTCGTTGGTGGGGCTGATCGCTTGAAAGGCATGACAGACCCTCTCGAGGTACTGATTCGTGGACAGCAAGCGTCGGAAGTTACTTTGTCTGGCCCTCGTTATAGTCAGCGTACGGAAGTGTTTGAGAACATCTTGAACTTCATATCGGATAATGAGAAGCAGCCTGATGATAGTTTGTTGGACCTTGTGGAGAAGGATCGGTTGTAG
- a CDS encoding 4-O-methyltransferase 1 has translation MPSTLSSLAFLINRSIITLEKACSESKLPFPGFDEPFTPASEAFRANPEAEEAAKVIAAAAHQLMMMVLPPSVALYTVVSGAHKSAALRVCLEANVTEILREGGKEGMHVKEIAERTKVNHQKLARCLRYLATHHVYKEVSPDVFTNNRVSSMMDTGKAVDDLIARPEEKHENTPGLAAVASHHLDEVYKAAGYLWESMSDPATAHSFESNETPFNLGFSVNTSFFETIALPDPRWQLRQRRFNVGMKGVTVLESADAVLKAFDWQSLPKDSVVVDVGGGIGSSSLILAKNLPDIKIVIQDTPIVLTEGATQFWARELPEALASGRVSFQVHDFFTPQPIKNASVFLLKQIMHDWPDKYAIKILSQLRQAARPDTRLIIIESAIPFACHDPSGDKGKGVIGAVPKEAPEPLLANYGVANELTYTADVTMLILTNAQERTVKDMKELLHSTGWQMTKIVRDHETGSFMQPVEAVPMVKIPVRDTAE, from the exons ATGCCCTCAACTCTATCCTCACTCGCTTTTCTAATCAATCGCTCTATCATCACACTGGAAAAAGCATGCTCTGAGAGCAAATTACCATTCCCTGGCTTCGACGAACCTTTTACTCCAGCTTCTGAGGCCTTCAGGGCGAATCCAGAAGCCGAAGAGGCGGCAAAGGTGATTGCAGCAGCGGCTCACCAGCTTATGATGATGGTTTTGCCACCATCTGTCGCACTGTATACTGTTGTCTCTGGT GCACATAAATCAGCTGCACTTCGGGTCTGTCTGGAAGCCAATGTCACGGAAATATTGCGTGAAGGTGGAAAAGAG GGAATGCATGTCAAGGAGATTGCGGAGAGGACCAAGGTTAACCACCAAAAACTTG CTCGCTGCTTGAGATACCTGGCCACACATCATGTTTACAAGGAGGTTTCTCCAGACGTCTTTACCAACAATCGTGTATCTTCTATGATGGACACTGGGAAGGCTGTAGATGACCTCATAGCTAG ACCTGAAgaaaaacatgaaaataCCCCAGGTTTGGCTGCGGTTGCCAGCCATCA TCTTGACGAGGTATACAAGGCAGCAGGATACCTTTGGGAATCTATGTCCGACCCTGCCACCGCTCATTCGTTCGAATCAAATGAGACACCGTTTAACCTAGGCTTTTCTGTCAATACATCATTTTTTGAAACGATTGCTTTGCCAGATCCTCGCTGGCAACTCCGTCAACGCAGGTTCAATGTCGGTATGAAGGGAGTAACAGTTCTTGAATCGGCAGACGCTGTTTTAAAAG CGTTTGATTGGCAATCCCTACCGAAAGACTCCGTTGTGGTCGACGTAGGTGGCGGAATTGGCAGTTCCTCCTTGATATTAGCAAAAAACCTCCCGGATATTAAAATTGTGATACAAGACACACCCATCGTCCTTACTGAAGGAGCTACACAA TTCTGGGCAAGGGAATTACCGGAAGCCCTCGCGTCTGGCCGTGTAAGCTTTCAAG TTCACGATTTCTTCACTCCCCAACCCATAAAAAATGCATCGGTGTTCTTGCTCAAGCAAATCATGCATGACTGGCCCGACAAATATGCAATCAAAATATTGTCCCAGCTAAGGCAAGCAGCCCGACCAGACACGCGACTAATTATCATCGAAAGCGCCATACCCTTTGCTTGTCATGATCCAAGCGGTGATAAAGGGAAGGGTGTCATCGGAGCTGTACCCAAGGAAGCGCCCGAGCCGCTTTTGGCAAATTATGGAGTCGCTAATGAACTGACTTACACTGCTGACGTGACG ATGCTAATCCTCACTAACGCGCAAGAGCGAACTGTCAAGGACATGAAGGAATTGTTACACAGTACTGGGTGGCAAATGACGAAGATAGTCCGTGATCACGAAACCGGCAGCTTCATGCAACCGGTCGAAGCGGTCCCAATGGTCAAAATACCAGTCAGAGACACTGCAGAATGA
- a CDS encoding heme peroxidase, which produces MSFSVFRASFRNPAANPLRRATQLPKAQFRVKFTRNFSTPPPAAEAKSNTALYAGLGAAAAGGIAYYFYATNSGKEAGTAVKSGVQAAKVSANFVPTKEDYIKVYNRIAQVIDEAGEYDDGSYGPVLVRLAWHASGTYDKDTKTGGSNYATMRFEPESQHGANAGLNVARDLMEKVKQEFPWISYGDLWTLAGVAAIQEMAGPKIPWRPGRIDGFAAQATPDGRLPDATQGADHLRNIFHRMGFNDQEIVALSGAHALGRCHRDRSGFEGPWTFSPTTLTNDYYKLLFDEKWVWKRWDGPKQLEDKKTKSLMMLPTDYVLTQDKVFKKQAKAYAESQDLFFKDFSAVVSRLFELGVPSSQWVTPEPWVMPTVEEQKEQK; this is translated from the exons atGTCCTTCAGCGTTTTTCGCGCGTCCTTCCGCAATCCTGCGGCCAACCCTCTTCGCAGGGCTACCCAACTGCCTAAGGCCCAGTTCCGCGTAAAGTTCACCCGCAACTTctctacccctcctcctgctgcAGAGGCCAAGTCAAACACAGCTCTCTACGCTGGTCTCGgagccgctgctgctggtggtaTCGCATACTACTTCTATGCTACTAACAGTGGCAAGGAGGCTGGAACTGCTGTCAAGTCTGGTGTCCAGGCTGCCAAGGTTTCCGCCAACTTTGTCCCCACCAAGGAGGACTACATCAAG GTGTACAACAGGATCGCTCAGGTCATTGACGAGGCCGGCGAATACGACG ATGGCTCCTATGGACCCGTTCTTGTCCGCCTCGCCTGGCACGCGTCTGGAACTTATGACAAGGATACTAAAACCGGTGGCAG CAACTACGCGACTATGCGCTTTGAACCTGAATCCCAACATGGTGCTAACGCCGGTCTGAACGTTGCTCGTGATCTCATGGAAAAGGTCAAGCAGGAATTCCCCTGGATTAGCTACGGTGATCTCTGGACTCTTGCTGGTGTTGCTGCAATTCAG GAAATGGCTGGCCCCAAGATCCCCTGGCGCCCTGGACGCATTGACGGTTTCGCTGCACAGGCCACCCCCGATGGTCGTCTCCCTGACGCTACCCAAGGCGCTGACCACCTCAGGAACATCTTCCACCGCATGGG ATTCAACGATCAGGAAATTGTCGCTCTCTCTGGTGCTCATGCTCTTGGCCGCTGCCACCGTGACCGCTCCGGATTCGAAGGCCCCTGGACGTTCTCCCCTACCACTCTGACTAACGACTACTACAAGCTGCTCTTCGACGAGAAATGGGTGTGGAAACGCTGGGATGGACCTAAGCAGCTCGAGGACAAGAAGACCAAGAGCCTTATGATGTTGCC TACCGATTACGTTCTCACTCAGGACAAGGTCTTCAAGAAACAGGCTAAGGCTTACGCTGAGAGCCAGGATCTCTTCTTCAAGGA CTTCTCCGCCGTTGTTTCCCGCCTCTTCGAGCTCGGTGTGCCTTCTTCCCAATGGGTCACTCCCGAGCCCTGGGTCATGCCCACCGTTGAGGAGCAGAAGGAGCAGAAGTAA
- a CDS encoding Prefoldin subunit 4 has product MRMLEQEEENDDAAEVTWEDQQRINTFSKLNTRIRLIQEKLEELKQEKEALDDLSTELELADEDEPVLYKIGEAFLHMRQSRALKRLEQDQASVDAKVAVLAGQADECEVQMKELKVKLYSKFGKAINLDE; this is encoded by the exons ATGCGTATG CTcgaacaagaagaagagaatgaTGATGCTGCAGAGGTCACTTGGG AGGACCAACAGCGAATCAACACTTTTTCAAAGTTGAATACGAGGATACGGCTAATTCAAGAGAAACTGGAGGAGCTTAAG caagaaaaagaagccCTTGATGATCTTTCTACTGAATTGGAGCTTGCCGACGAGGACGAGCCTGTATT ATACAAAATCGGAGAAGCATTTCTACACATGCGACAATCACGAGCTTTAAAGCGCCTTGAACAAGATCAGGCATCGGTCGACGCTAAGGTGGCAGTTTTGGCAGGGCAGGCGGACGAGTGCGAGGTTCAGATGAAAGAGCTAAAGGTCAAGCTATACTCAAAATTCGGCAAGGCTATCAATCTAGACGAATGA
- a CDS encoding 4-O-methyltransferase 1: protein MPSTLSSLAVLINRSIITLEKACSESKLPFPSFDEPFTPASEAFRANPEAEEAAKVIAAAAHQLMMMVLPPSVALYTAVSGEYKSAALRVCLEANVTEILREGGKEGMHVKEIAERTKVNHKKLARCLRYLATHHVYKEVSPDVFTNNRVSSMMDTGKAVDDLIARPEEKHENTPGLAAIASHHLDEVYKAAGYLWESMSDPATAHSFESNETPFNLGLNVKTSFWETIALPEPIWQFRQRRFHIGMKGIAGLESADAILKAFDWRSLPKESVVVDVGGGIGGSSLVLAKNLPDIKIVVQDKPTVLAEGATALWEREMPEALASGRVTLQAHDFFTPQPIKNASVFFLKQVIHDWPDPYATKILSELRKAARPDTRLIIVDSAIPFACHDPSGDKGKGVIGAVPKEAPEPLLANYGVANELTYAADVTMLIVTNAQERTVKHLGELLQSTGWRMTKIVRDHETGSFMQPVEAVPMVKIPVGDTAE, encoded by the exons ATGCCCTCAACTCTATCCTCACTTGCTGTTCTGATCAATCGCTCTATCATCACACTGGAAAAAGCATGCTCTGAGAGCAAGTTACCATTCCCTAGCTTCGATGAACCTTTTACCCCAGCTTCTGAGGCCTTCAGGGCGAATCCAGAAGCCGAGGAGGCGGCAAAGGTGATTGCAGCAGCGGCTCACCAGCTTATGATGATGGTTTTGCCACCATCTGTCGCACTGTATACTGCTGTCTCTGGT GAATATAAATCAGCTGCACTTCGGGTCTGTCTGGAAGCCAATGTCACAGAAATATTGCGTGAAGGTGGAAAAGAG GGAATGCATGTCAAGGAGATTGCGGAGAGGACCAAGGTTAACCACAAAAAACTTG CTCGATGCTTGAGATACCTGGCCACACATCATGTTTACAAGGAGGTTTCTCCAGACGTCTTTACCAACAATCGTGTATCTTCTATGATGGACACTGGGAAGGCTGTAGATGACCTCATAGCTAG ACCTGAAgaaaaacatgaaaataCCCCAGGTTTGGCTGCGATTGCCAGCCATCA TCTTGACGAGGTATACAAGGCAGCAGGATACCTTTGGGAGTCTATGTCCGACCCTGCCACCGCCCACTCGTTCGAATCAAATGAAACGCCATTTAATTTAGGTTTAAATGTCAAAACATCATTCTGGGAAACAATTGCACTGCCAGAGCCGATTTGGCAATTCCGTCAACGCAGGTTCCATATCGGAATGAAAGGAATAGCGGGACTAGAATCGGCAGACGCCATTTTAAAAG CCTTTGATTGGCGATCTTTACCTAAAGAGTCAGTTGTGGTGGACGTTGGTGGTGGAATTGGTGGTTCTTCTTTGGTATTGGCAAAAAACCTCCCGGACATCAAAATTGTGGTACAAGATAAACCCACTGTTCTTGCCGAGGGAGCCACTGCG CTCTGGGAAAGGGAAATGCCGGAAGCCCTTGCATCTGGCCGTGTCACCTTGCAAG CCCATGACTTCTTTACTCCCCAACCTATAAAGAATGCATCGGTCTTCTTTCTTAAACAAGTTATACATGACTGGCCCGACCCATACGCAACCAAAATCTTGTCCGAACTGAGGAAAGCGGCACGACCAGATACAAGACTGATTATCGTGGATAGCGCCATACCCTTTGCTTGCCATGATCCAAGCGGTGACAAAGGGAAGGGTGTCATCGGAGCCGTACCTAAAGAGGCGCCGGAGCCTCTTTTGGCAAATTACGGAGTCGCCAATGAGCTGACTTACGCTGCTGACGTGACG ATGCTCATTGTTACTAACGCGCAAGAGCGGACCGTCAAGCATCTAGGAGAATTGTTGCAAAGTACTGGTTGGCGAATGACGAAGATTGTCCGTGATCACGAAACCGGCAGCTTTATGCAACCGGTCGAAGCGGTCCCAATGGTCAAAATACCAGTCGGAGATACTGCAGAATAA
- a CDS encoding Sphingosine-1-phosphate lyase, with translation MALNAVSAARGSARQYISTFLTLDNAKSGLFYYVLLVQAIKVKRHLRARGISASLKELYTWISQQIIRLLLRLPATRKKVASQMDQAKLDIENRLVPKGANVTRHLSLPSEGKSLEWITQEMDKMDTELGGTSDAWRQGKLSGAVYHGGDELAKIIVAAYSRYCVSNPLHPDVFPAVRKMEAEIVAMCLKMYRGPEGAAGAMTSGGTESIVMSVKTHRDWARSVKGIKEPEMVVPVSAHAAFDKAAAYLGIKLHSIPVDSYTRQVNIKHVKRAINSNTIMIVGSCIGFPDGNQDDIEALGALAKKYNIGLHVDCCLGSFIVPFLEPAGLAKGDNKGRYKLTPFDFTVDGVTAISCDTHKYGFAPKGTSVIMYRSAELRRFQYYVNPIWPGGVYASPSLSGSRPGALIAGCWAVMQYMGTEGYLSSCRDIVIATRKIADAITDDIPELYVLGNPPASVVAFGSRNPTVDPLEVGDGMRKRGWHLNGLSSPKSVHIACTRLTLPVVDQFIADLKDCVREAKVAPSGKGTMVSVYGLGNSSAVGPDMVSQLASAFLDALYKA, from the exons ATGGCCCTCAACGCTGTTTCTGCCGCCAGAGGATCAGCGAGGCAGTATATCTCGACTTTTTTGACACTAGACAACGCGAAGTCCGGTCTTTTCTATTATGTTCTTCTCGTCCAGGCCATCAAAGTCAAGCGGCATCTTCGGGCAAGGGGCATATCTGCGTCGTTGAAAGAGCTCTACACATGGATATCTCAG CAAATTATACGACTTCTTCTCCGTTTGCCTGCCACTCGCAAGAAAGTAGCTTCGCAAATGGACCAAGCGAAGCTTGACATTGAAAATCGTCTCGTACCCAAGGGCGCCAATGTGACTCGCCACCTCTCACTCCCGTCTGAAGGGAAATCACTGGAATGGATTACTCAAGAAATGGACAAGATGGACACCGAGTTAGGTGGCACGAGTGACGCGTGGAGGCAAGGGAAGCTCTCTGGAGCCGTCTATC ACGGCGGGGATGAGCTGGCCAAAATTATTGTCGCAGCGTACTCCAGATATTGCGTGTCTAACCCTTTGCATCCCGACGTTTTTCCGGCAGTCCGAAAGATGGAGGCTGAAATTGTCGCCATGTGTTTGAAGATGTACCGTGGACCAGAAGGTGCAGCGGGCGCCATGACTTCTGGCGGAACTGAAAGTATCGTCATGTCTGTAAAAACACATCGAGATTGGGCGCGCTCTGTGAAGGGCATCAAGGAACCGGAAAT GGTCGTCCCCGTCTCGGCCCACGCAGCGTTCGACAAAGCTGCTGCATACCTTGGTATCAAGCTGCATAGCATTCCGGTAGACTCTTATACTCGACAAGTAAACATCAAGCATGTCAAGCGTGCCAT AAATTCTAACACCATCATG ATTGTAGGCTCCTGTATAGGGTTCCCAGACGGCAATCAAGACGACATCGAGGCTTTAGGCGCCCTTGCAAAAAAATACAACATTGGACTGCATGTCGACTGTTGTCTGGGCTCTTTCATCGTCCCCTTCCTCGAACCAGCTGGCCTCGCTAAAGGTGATAATAAAGGAAGATATAAACTTACACCTTTCGACTTCACCGTGGATGGCGTCACCGCTATCAGCTGTGATACGCACAAATATGGATTTGCTCCTAAA GGTACATCCGTCATCATGTACAGATCCGCTGAGCTGCGTCGTTTCCAATACTATGTTAACCCTATCTGGCCTG GTGGTGTCTATGCCAGCCCCAGTCTGTCCGGATCTCG TCCCGGTGCTCTGATTGCAGGATGCTGGGCAGTTATGCAATATATGGGTACAGA AGGTTACCTGTCTTCTTGCCGCGATATTGTGATTGCGACGCGAAAGATAGCAGATGCCATTACTGATGACATTCCGGAACTTTATGTACTCGGCAACCCTCCCGCGTCTGTGGTTGCGTTTGGTAGTCGGAACCCCACCGTTGACCCACTGGAAGTGGGCGATGGCATGCGCAAAAGAGGATGGCACTTGAATGGGTTGAGCTCGCCCAAGAGCGTGCATATCGCTTGCACG AGACTCACCCTTCCTGTGGTGGATCAATTTATTGCGGATTTGAAAGATTGCGTGCGAGAAGCCAAGGTGGCACCCTCAGGAAAAGGCACCATGGTGTCTGTGTATG GTCTCGGGAACTCTAGCGCTGTTGGACCTGATATGGTTAGCCAACTGGCGTCCGCATTCTTGGATGCCTTATACAAGGCATAG